A segment of the Streptomyces sp. XD-27 genome:
TGCTGAGCAAGCGCTTAGTGAGTGCGCCACCGAAGTGGCTCGACGAGATGGCTCGACGAGACGGCTCCGAAGTGGCTCACCGAAGTGAGACGCCGCATTGACCCGCCGAGGAGGCACCGGATGGCAGCGCCCAGGATCTTCCCTTCCCTCGACGAGCTGCGGGCCGCGGTCGGCGAGGAGATCGGCCCCGGCGAGTGGCTGGAGATCGACCAGCGGCGGATCGACCGGTTCGCGGAGGCGACCGGCGACCACCAGTGGATCCATGTCGATCCGGAGCGGGCGGCCTCCGGACCGTTCGGCACGACGATCGCGCACGGCTACCTGACCCTGTCGCTGCTGCCGTGGTTCACCTCGCGGCTGCTGCGCGTCGAGGGTGTGCGCATGGGCGTGAACTACGGCGTGAACAAGGTCCGCTTCCCCTCCCCCGTCCCGGTCGGCTCCCGGCTGCGCGCGACGGCGCGGATCGCGGAGGTGGCCGAGGTGAAGGACGGCGTCCAGCTGACGGCCGTGGTGACCGTGGAGCGCGAGGGCGGGGAGAAGCCGGCGTGCGTGGCGGAGTCCGTCAGCCGCTTCTACCTCTGAGCCCCGCGAGGCTTACGGGCGCCCCGCGCCGTCCGCGCCGGCCATGCGCAGGACCAGGTCCGCGTACAGCTCCCCGACCTCGTCGGGGGTCCGCCGCCCCGCCGGGTTGAACCAGCGGGCCACGTCGATGCAGAGCGACAGCACGGCGACCGTGGTGCCCGAGACGTCCGGCACGTCGAACACCCCCGCCGCGACCCCGTCGTCCAGGATCGCGCGCACCGCGCCGTCGATCTCCCGCCGCAGGCCGATGATCTCCGCGTAGTGCTCCTCGGCGAGCGCTCCCAGCTCGTACTGGACCACGCGCGCGGTGGTGTGGTGCTCGGCGTGCCAGCGGACGAAGGACCGTACGGCGGCCGCGAGCCGCTCGGCGGGACCGCCACCGCCGTTCGCCGCGTCCCGGACGATGCCGAGGGCGAGCCGGTGGCCGACGCTGCTGATCCGGTAGAGCAGCTCTTCCTTGGTCTTGTAGTGGATGTAGAGGGCGGCGGGGCTCATTCCGGCCCGGCCCGCGATGTCGCGGGTGGTGGTGGCGTGGTAGCCGCGCTCGGCGAAGGCGTGCACGGCGGCGATCACCAGCCGCCGGGCCGCGTCCGGCGTGATGCCGGCCCACTGCTCGGCCCCGTCCGCCGCCTCGGTCCCGTTCACCTCGGGCCCGTCCGCCTCCGTGTCCATGGCGCTCACCCTACATGGCGGGTGAGCAAGCGCTCAGAACGCCGAGACGCCGGTCAGCGCGCGGCCGATGAGCAGCTTGTGGATCTGGCTGGTGCCCTCGTACAGGGTCATCACCCGGGCGTCGCGCAGCAGCTTCCCGACCGGGTACTCGTCGATGTAGCCGTAGCCGCCGAAGACCTGGAGGGCGTTGTTGGCGCAGCGCACGGCGGCCTCGCTCGCGTACAGCTTGGCCACCGAGGACTCGGTGGCGAACGGCCGCCCGCGGTCGATGAGGTCCGCGACCCGCCAGGTGAGCAGCCGCGCCGCGTCGACGTCCACGGCGATGTCGGAGAGCAGTTCCTGCACGAGCTGGTGGTGGGCGATGGGCCTGCCGAACTGCTCGCGTTCTCCGGCGTACCCCACCGCGGCGTCCAGGCATGCCTGCGCAATGCCCACGCATCCGGCGGCCACCGACATCCGGCCCTTGGCCAGGGCGGACATGGCGACCGAGAAGCCCTTGCCCTCGTCCGCGACCCGCGCCGCGGCCGGGACCCGGACGCCGTCCAGCACCAGTTCGGCGGTGGCCTGGCCGCGCAGCCCGAGCTTGCCGTGCACGGTGCGCCGGGTCAGCCCCGGGGCGTCGGCGGGGACGAGGAACGCGCTGACGCCCCGGTGGCCGGGCTCGGCTCCGGTACGGGCGAAGAGCAGCACCACGTCCGCCCAGGTCCCGTTCGTGATGAACATCTTGGTGCCGGTGATGACGTAGTCTCCGCCGTCGCGCACCGCGCGCGTGGTGAGGTTCGCCGCGTCGGAGCCGGTGCCGGGCTCGGTCAGGCCGAAGCAGCCGACCGCCTCCCCCGAGCACAGCCGCGGCAGCCACTCCCGCTTCTGCTCCTCGCTCCCCCACGCGGCGATCGACTTGGCGACGAGGCCGAGCGAGACCGACACGATGCCGCGTACGGAGGAGTCCCCGCGGCCGAGTTCCTCGGTGACCAGGACATAGGCGAGGTGGTCGCCCGCGGAGCCGCCGTACTCCTCGGGGACCGTCAGCCCCAGGAACCCCAGCGCGCCGAGCTTGCCCACGATGCCGCGGTCCACGCTCTCGGCGCGGTCCCATTCGGCGGCGTGCGGAGCGACCTCGCGGGCGACGAAGTCCCTGGCGAGCTCGCGGACCGCGGTCTGCTCCTCGCTGAGCGCGAGATCCATGGCGCACCTCCGTAGGCGTCTCGTCTGCCGCGTAAACTATCAGCGCTAGTTTTCCGGCGGAAGCCTCTACCATGTGGCGCATGGCCCGCCCCCGGACACCCCTGCTCAGCCGCGACCGCATCGTCGCGGCGGCACTGGCGCTCGTGGACGCGGAGGGGCTCCAGGCGGTCTCGACCCGCCGGCTCGCGGCCGAACTCGGCGTCAGCGGCCCTTCCCTGTACAACCACTTCACGACCAAGGACGAGATCCTCGACGCGGTCGCTGACACGGTCGTGGCGCAGGTCGACATCTCGATGTTCGACGGGGGACGCACTGGCGTACCGCGCTGCTGGAGTGGGCCCGCTCCTACCGCTCGGCGCTCACGGACCACCCGCACATCGTGCCGTTCCTCGCCCAGGGCCCCGGCCGCCGCCCGGCCGGGCTGCGGATGGCCGACGCCGTCTTCGGCTGCATGGTCCAGGCGGGCTGGCCGCCCGCCCACGCCACCCGGATCGGCGCGCTGATGCGCTACTTCGTCGCCGGGTCGGCGCTGGGCTCGTTCGCCCGCGGCTTCGTCGACGACGCCACCGCCTACGATCCGGCGGACTATCCGCACCTCGGCCAGGCCCATCTGCTGGCGGACCATCAGCAGCGGGTGGACGAGGGCGCCTTTGAGACGGGGCTGGCGGCGCTGCTGGACGGGCTGGCGCTCCAGTACGCACAGCTGCCGCAGGCGAACGCGACCTAGCCGCGCCTGCTCAGAAGACCACCAGGGCCCGGCCGCCGCGGCCCTGGAGCATCGCGTCGAACGCGGCGGGGATGCCGTCCAGGCCGATCCGCTCG
Coding sequences within it:
- a CDS encoding MaoC family dehydratase, translating into MAAPRIFPSLDELRAAVGEEIGPGEWLEIDQRRIDRFAEATGDHQWIHVDPERAASGPFGTTIAHGYLTLSLLPWFTSRLLRVEGVRMGVNYGVNKVRFPSPVPVGSRLRATARIAEVAEVKDGVQLTAVVTVEREGGEKPACVAESVSRFYL
- a CDS encoding TetR/AcrR family transcriptional regulator, which codes for MDTEADGPEVNGTEAADGAEQWAGITPDAARRLVIAAVHAFAERGYHATTTRDIAGRAGMSPAALYIHYKTKEELLYRISSVGHRLALGIVRDAANGGGGPAERLAAAVRSFVRWHAEHHTTARVVQYELGALAEEHYAEIIGLRREIDGAVRAILDDGVAAGVFDVPDVSGTTVAVLSLCIDVARWFNPAGRRTPDEVGELYADLVLRMAGADGAGRP
- a CDS encoding acyl-CoA dehydrogenase family protein, giving the protein MDLALSEEQTAVRELARDFVAREVAPHAAEWDRAESVDRGIVGKLGALGFLGLTVPEEYGGSAGDHLAYVLVTEELGRGDSSVRGIVSVSLGLVAKSIAAWGSEEQKREWLPRLCSGEAVGCFGLTEPGTGSDAANLTTRAVRDGGDYVITGTKMFITNGTWADVVLLFARTGAEPGHRGVSAFLVPADAPGLTRRTVHGKLGLRGQATAELVLDGVRVPAAARVADEGKGFSVAMSALAKGRMSVAAGCVGIAQACLDAAVGYAGEREQFGRPIAHHQLVQELLSDIAVDVDAARLLTWRVADLIDRGRPFATESSVAKLYASEAAVRCANNALQVFGGYGYIDEYPVGKLLRDARVMTLYEGTSQIHKLLIGRALTGVSAF